In Planococcus citri chromosome 4, ihPlaCitr1.1, whole genome shotgun sequence, the genomic window tcaaaactttcaaaattaataagcGAATTTCACGATGTAAACGTTTCAATAACGCGattaaatgtttttaaaaatgatacaaaagaATAATACATCGTTGAAATGTATTCATTGGCTTTTATATTACAACCACTGGACTAAAATCACTAGTTTTTGAGTAAGTGTTAAATTCAACAATCGTATTTTTAGGAAAAGGATTCGAGAATTTCATCCACAAAAAACCCTTCCgtcaattcgatcaaaaaaCTTTCACAATGGTTCGGATAATCGACAAAACAAAACTATGTTGTTTAATTTTCACCATATTCGTGGAATTTAGAAACCCAGCAGCAGCGTACTCGAAATCTATCGAAGACAGTCCATTCATACAATCCTATATCAAATTAAGCAGACAGAAATATTTCATAGATAAATCACTCCTAATACAAAACATCTTCAATAAATACTGCTTCAATTTATTCTACATCACAGCTCCGAGAGGTTTCGGTAAAACCACCCTGGCAAACATGATACATTTCTTCGCGCAAGCCGAACTGAACAGCACGCATCAAAGAAAACACTACAGACACACTTCGgcttataaatttttcataaacagGAAGATTTCAGGATCGAAAAAACTATTACAGAAACATTTATCGAGGTACGAAGTGATACGTTTAGATTTAAAGATAGATCCACCCGCAGAAAGAAATATAACCGGAGAAGTAATACTCAAACGTATCATGACTCGAGCgcaaaaatgttaccaaaattaTAAATGGATATTACCGATAATTAACGCAGacagaaatttttactttggatCGAAACGTGCCGAAATTATGATCACATATATCGAAAAAGCCATCTCAGGACGATTGGATTTGGAAGAGGCGACCGAAAGTTTACTCGTTTTATCCAGacttttacattttcattttcgtaaaCCGGTAATCGTAATAGTCGATAATTACGATTATCTGGTCGAACGTATTTTTTATAGGGATAAACTAGTTCGTAATGTTTACAGTTTCATCGATCGAatacttttcgaaacatttgAAACAGGAGTGGAAAATATTTATCTCGGATTCATTTTCGGTGTAAGCGGTCTTCCTTTGGGAAAAACCAACGAAGTGCAGGAAACGCCAGATTACGCAGTCATGGAAGATGAATATACCAGAGACGAAGAAAGGATACGAATGTATCGATGGGCTTTCTTAGATGATCACACTTTCACCCCTTACTTAGGATTCAGCGACACCGATTTAATGGTATTAAATAGAAAATATAATACTAACGAAAGCGAAAAAGTAATCATTAAGAGAAAATACAACGGATACATGACAACTTCGGAGTCGTCATTTTACAACACGTTTTTAGTTACTAAATATTTCACCGATAAAACAAACGTTCTCAATTCCAATCAAACGTCGACTGTAAGCTACAAAAGGCCAAAATTTGACGAAGTAGGATTTATCGATAAAGTCATTAATAAAAATACGATTCGAGAAAATATGCTGAAAATAATCTTATACGACAGATTGAATttagatattaaaaaaatacacaagaaAAGAATCTATTTGAACGAATTGTTCGATCCGAATTCGAAGACCAGCATTACTCGACAAACCGATCAAATATTCACGTATATTTTCGAGCAAGGTTACCTGAGTCATAGCCTTAAACCAGATCATATGTCAATTCCTAACTTGGAGATTAAAGAATTCTTATTGAAACGACTACAAATCAATTACGAAGAAATGAGAATCGATGTAAAAAAATGCAGCCAagtaattgaagaaatatttacTTCTAGggataaaaatttcacatctttggaattgaaattgaaacagtGGCTACGTAATGAATTCGATAAACTAATCGAGTCTTCGGGTACTGCGAAATTTTTAGAATATCAGGCTATCGCTTATATCGCAgcatttaattcaaaatatcgTACTAATGGCGAAATAATACTCGAAACGAGAACCGATGAGAGTAAAGGAGCTCAAGTACTGCTACTGGATTCACAAAATAAACGAGCTATGATCGTAGAAGTAAGGAAAGTAGGCGGAGTAGATGCTGATGATGGAATCATGATGGAATATGGTCTACCGAATATCACTCATATAAAATATTTAACCATAAATGTTCATAAAAGCGGTCCTATGGTAATTATTCGATAGTAAAATCATCAAATACGATATTATCAAGTATTTCAAACTTGATTACCATTGTTTTGATTTCTTCTGGCCttcttgtttttcttcttttttggagatttgatttttcttttaataatattattttccTGAAAAACGTATTTCAAGAATAGAGATTACCATATATCATGTAAATAAACCATCAGtgcttaatatttttttcaaaaaataaatacctttaCTTTTTTATTCAACGCAGGAGTACAACGATGTTCTATTAATTTGCAAAATCCACATATATCGCAATGTTTCCAAGtattttttacgcatttttcaCACAAATTGCAATGTTTATAAGCAGCcccattctaaaaaaaattgaaatcttgaaaatacaGAATGGAATCAAAGTAGAAAAGTTTACAAATACATACTTTCGACGTGCAAGCGTTGCATTTATCACAATGCTGATTTTCTTTACAAACCCATCGATCACAAACGGAACAATATTTATACTCGTCTTCTGGTAATTTGAATTTCGACGGTTCCACGTTGGTGAAAATTCTCACAGCTGATTTACTACTCCCAGTCAGTGAATCTGAAAATATGAACGAAATAGATGAACTAAGTAACGTAAAAGTTTCAACTGATGAGCTAAGAATTCCAGTTTAcctagttttttaaattttcgatgaTTAACGTAGACTACTTTGTAATCCAACATGGAAAAATTCGGGAAACTCTTCAAAACGAATGGTTCCATGAAATAAGGaagtattaaaaattctgaaaaatgagagAAAGTTAAAAGGACTGAAAATCgttcgaaaaatgttttcaatacaATAATTACCTATTACGTTGTTGTCTTTCGTCAATGATTCGAGACGTTTGAATGTATAAGCAAGAGGATCAGTTTGACCGCCAAATGGAGGATCGGCGATAATAGCTATTTTATTTGAATCAGTTACAAAACGTTCGATATTAATCCAACCATTGACATCGAAAGCGTGACTATTGAACATGTTGAATGGCTGGAATTCGTCTGGATTGTAGAATTTTACCTGtaatacgtatttttcaatttcattagtCTGCCGAAGAATTTGATACCTACTGTATAATGAACGAGGTATAAACTTACATATCTGGTATCAATATCCAAAAGCATGGATTTCATCACATTATTTCTCAGGATGTATTCGTGAAGTCGAGGACATCCCAAGCATATCACAGAAGTCACAtttaaattacgtaaaaatCCTACAATAGTGGTAACAACGGTATCCGAAAAATAGTACTGGGATTCTTCTTTCGATTCTTCTTTTGGTGTAAATaactataaaatattttaaaatattgataatttttacaaagaatacttttaaaaaatatgatttacaATGATTTTTTACCATTGATGGTTGAGATAAGACTTCGTCACTCAATGCGATTTCAGTTTTATGTTTATTATGTTGGAGCTTTTCTTTAGCAGGAAACAGCAACTCGCAACAATGACACCAGTTTCTATCTTGATTAGGTAGTTCTGTTAACCTGGTAGATTTATAAACCTCACTTTATATTTATCATCATAATGAGAGTGATAATAAAATAGAACATTAAAGCTTTGACTCACTTTTCCAGTTTTCTAAATTCGAATTGACTTGTTAGATTTTTCGTTGcttgcttttgttttttgagatcATCTTCCCATAAGAAAAATGGGCATCGCTTTCGACTTCGATAAGCAGAACATGCGAAAAACTTTCTCGATGAATTCTTTTTACAGAAAAGCACGGATGGTCCTGGAattgaaaaaaggaaagaagaaaataaaattgaaaataatatttcaaactatgcatttttcaaaactcaccGTGTGGACAAGATGGATTGTTTGAAATATCTGTAGGGCAGTAATCTACCATGGTTTTTCAGTAGAAGTTACTTTTTATTGCATGCATACGATAAACTTACGtcaaaccaaaaatcaattcgtatttttttcaatttctccatgtgtttttttggattcaatttttgataatttttttgagatagaTAAGAATCAGTGTTATTCTTTCACCAACATTTCGTATaccattttcagaatttgaaactGATCTTTCAGATCTTATGTAAACTTTTCGTGATTAAttgtaaatttataatttttttagaattaggaaatttataataatttataattaataaaacgcaaattaatttcgaaaagaaataattaaaaatttgcgaaaGAGTTTCTGATCACTTATCTGGTAACACTGTTAAAAGTTTTCAGCGTGTTTTGGCGcgttttttatttacatttttttaattttcgcgaAATGGTGataacattttgaataattttgaaatttttgcattttcattcagtggttttctttcttctttctttaaaaaataatataatcgATCAAGTCGAGGAGTAAACTAAATGCGAAGGAAGTGTTTATGCTGTACTAGTTCTACAAAAGAAACGAAATGCCGATTCTCGTGAGGCTGTAAGTATTCAAGTCTTATCTCATTAATCCCGTCAACATTTTTATActgattcattttcattgacCTATTCAGCGATGAAGAATGTAACGAAGCTCAATGGGCAATTATTGAGTTACAAGGAGATCTAGAATGTCGAACCGGTACAAGTTTCGAATCACAGTTCATCGGAGATCTATACTTCAATAAACAAGATGTAAGTAAGATACGTCTGTCTCTCTCTCTATGTACATTATATTCCACAGTGGTAAACTTTTCAACaactgaattattttgaaatttcaggatGGTTCTGTTCTACCGATAGTTACCATAGGTCATCACATATTGAAtggtaaaatacaaaaattggaTAAACCTTTAGCGGTAATGGAACGTGAAAATATCGACGATGAGAACGCTGAGTTCAAAGTG contains:
- the LOC135844309 gene encoding rRNA N6-adenosine-methyltransferase ZCCHC4 isoform X2, which gives rise to MVDYCPTDISNNPSCPHGPSVLFCKKNSSRKFFACSAYRSRKRCPFFLWEDDLKKQKQATKNLTSQFEFRKLEKLTELPNQDRNWCHCCELLFPAKEKLQHNKHKTEIALSDEVLSQPSMLFTPKEESKEESQYYFSDTVVTTIVGFLRNLNVTSVICLGCPRLHEYILRNNVMKSMLLDIDTRYVKFYNPDEFQPFNMFNSHAFDVNGWINIERFVTDSNKIAIIADPPFGGQTDPLAYTFKRLESLTKDNNVIEFLILPYFMEPFVLKSFPNFSMLDYKVVYVNHRKFKKLDSLTGSSKSAVRIFTNVEPSKFKLPEDEYKYCSVCDRWVCKENQHCDKCNACTSKNGAAYKHCNLCEKCVKNTWKHCDICGFCKLIEHRCTPALNKKENNIIKRKIKSPKKKKNKKARRNQNNGNQV
- the LOC135844309 gene encoding rRNA N6-adenosine-methyltransferase ZCCHC4 isoform X1, with amino-acid sequence MVDYCPTDISNNPSCPHGPSVLFCKKNSSRKFFACSAYRSRKRCPFFLWEDDLKKQKQATKNLTSQFEFRKLEKLTELPNQDRNWCHCCELLFPAKEKLQHNKHKTEIALSDEVLSQPSMLFTPKEESKEESQYYFSDTVVTTIVGFLRNLNVTSVICLGCPRLHEYILRNNVMKSMLLDIDTRYVKFYNPDEFQPFNMFNSHAFDVNGWINIERFVTDSNKIAIIADPPFGGQTDPLAYTFKRLESLTKDNNVIEFLILPYFMEPFVLKSFPNFSMLDYKVVYVNHRKFKKLDSLTGSSKSAVRIFTNVEPSKFKLPEDEYKYCSVCDRWVCKENQHCDKCNACTSKNGAAYKHCNLCEKCVKNTWKHCDICGFCKLIEHRCTPALNKKVKENNIIKRKIKSPKKKKNKKARRNQNNGNQV
- the LOC135844309 gene encoding rRNA N6-adenosine-methyltransferase ZCCHC4 isoform X3; translated protein: MVDYCPTDISNNPSCPHGPSVLFCKKNSSRKFFACSAYRSRKRCPFFLWEDDLKKQKQATKNLTSQFEFRKLEKLTELPNQDRNWCHCCELLFPAKEKLQHNKHKTEIALSDEVLSQPSMLFTPKEESKEESQYYFSDTVVTTIVGFLRNLNVTSVICLGCPRLHEYILRNNVMKSMLLDIDTRYVKFYNPDEFQPFNMFNSHAFDVNGWINIERFVTDSNKIAIIADPPFGGQTDPLAYTFKRLESLTKDNNVIEFLILPYFMEPFVLKSFPNFSMLDYKVVYVNHRKFKKLDSLTGSSKSAVRIFTNVEPSKFKLPEDEYKYCSVCDRWVCKENQHCDKCNACTSKNGAAYKHCNLCEKCVKNTWKHCDICGFCKLIEHRCTPALNKKVKENNIIKRKIKSPKKKKNKKARRNQNNG
- the LOC135844309 gene encoding rRNA N6-adenosine-methyltransferase ZCCHC4 isoform X4; its protein translation is MVDYCPTDISNNPSCPHGPSVLFCKKNSSRKFFACSAYRSRKRCPFFLWEDDLKKQKQATKNLTSQFEFRKLEKLTELPNQDRNWCHCCELLFPAKEKLQHNKHKTEIALSDEVLSQPSMLFTPKEESKEESQYYFSDTVVTTIVGFLRNLNVTSVICLGCPRLHEYILRNNVMKSMLLDIDTRYVKFYNPDEFQPFNMFNSHAFDVNGWINIERFVTDSNKIAIIADPPFGGQTDPLAYTFKRLESLTKDNNVIEFLILPYFMEPFVLKSFPNFSMLDYKVVYVNHRKFKKLDSLTGSSKSAVRIFTNVEPSKFKLPEDEYKYCSVCDRWVCKENQHCDKCNACTSKNGAAYKHCNLCEKCVKNTWKHCDICGFCKLIEHRCTPALNKKENNIIKRKIKSPKKKKNKKARRNQNNG
- the LOC135844316 gene encoding chromosome transmission fidelity protein 8 homolog encodes the protein MPILVRLDEECNEAQWAIIELQGDLECRTGTSFESQFIGDLYFNKQDDGSVLPIVTIGHHILNGKIQKLDKPLAVMERENIDDENAEFKVKAIVTNKIIFKTRPKPIISTR